The proteins below are encoded in one region of Methylobacillus flagellatus KT:
- a CDS encoding sulfite exporter TauE/SafE family protein, which translates to MELILYLIAGAGAGILSGLLGVGGGTVIVPILVFIFTSLAFPPQHIMHIALGTSLATIIVTSISSARAHHRKQNVHWSAVRLIAPGIVIGTLLGAVLAGQLDTVILKVIFAVFVLLIATQMVLNFTPAPHRQLPGRAGTLSMGGIIGVLSSLVGIGGGSLSVPFLIYCNFNARYAIGTSAAIGLPIAVAGTLGFIITGLSQGNLPAYSLGYVYLPAFAGIALASMLTAPFGAYLAHKLPVQVLKKLFALLLYIVGIKMLWSLV; encoded by the coding sequence ATGGAATTGATACTTTATCTTATTGCCGGAGCTGGCGCGGGGATTTTGTCGGGGCTGCTGGGCGTAGGCGGAGGCACCGTGATCGTGCCCATCCTTGTCTTCATCTTCACTTCACTGGCATTTCCGCCGCAGCACATTATGCATATCGCGCTCGGCACCTCGCTGGCGACCATCATTGTCACCTCGATTTCCTCGGCGCGCGCCCATCACAGGAAACAGAATGTGCATTGGTCCGCCGTCAGGCTGATCGCGCCCGGCATCGTTATCGGCACACTGCTTGGCGCCGTACTGGCCGGCCAACTGGATACTGTGATACTCAAAGTGATATTTGCGGTGTTCGTGTTACTGATTGCCACCCAGATGGTGCTCAACTTTACACCGGCGCCCCATAGGCAATTGCCAGGCAGGGCGGGCACCTTGAGCATGGGAGGCATCATCGGCGTACTCTCCAGCCTGGTCGGCATTGGCGGCGGATCGCTCTCGGTACCGTTCCTGATCTATTGCAACTTCAATGCACGCTATGCCATCGGCACCTCTGCGGCAATCGGTTTACCGATTGCCGTCGCCGGGACCCTGGGCTTCATCATCACGGGCCTGTCGCAAGGCAATCTACCCGCATACAGCCTGGGCTATGTCTACTTGCCCGCATTCGCGGGGATTGCGCTCGCCAGCATGCTCACGGCGCCATTCGGCGCCTACCTGGCCCATAAGCTGCCGGTCCAGGTGTTGAAAAAACTGTTCGCACTATTGCTCTACATCGTAGGCATCAAGATGCTCTGGAGCCTGGTATGA